In Metasolibacillus fluoroglycofenilyticus, a single window of DNA contains:
- a CDS encoding amidohydrolase has protein sequence MKEKMLDIFSHLHAHGEISFKEVETTNYLVALFEAAGFQPKRFKNIPGFSVEIGSGSPKIGLRADMDALWQEVDGEMKANHSCGHDAHMTIVTGVMHRLKEVGEFNGTVRAIFQPAEELGNGSLSVIQEGVIDDLDYFYGVHLRPFDEIAFPNCAAGIQHGSCVFVKGQIGGVDHHGARPHKGVNAIEVAASIVHHLGLTYTDPHIAATAKMTNLYAGSENFNIIPGKATFGLDLRAQTNAIMEELQQKVKTICTQLSALHQVPITIEFFDYVPAAVVHDEAAALLAQSIEHVLERPAFPTIITPGADDFHFYTIERPHLKATMLALGADVMPGLHDPHMQFNHQAIVNGIEILTDVCLRTMQQG, from the coding sequence ATGAAAGAAAAAATGTTGGATATTTTCAGCCATTTACACGCACATGGTGAAATAAGCTTTAAGGAAGTTGAAACGACTAATTATCTCGTTGCATTATTTGAAGCGGCTGGTTTTCAGCCAAAAAGATTTAAAAATATACCTGGTTTTTCTGTTGAAATTGGTTCGGGCTCACCGAAAATAGGGTTGCGCGCAGATATGGATGCACTATGGCAGGAAGTGGATGGAGAAATGAAGGCAAATCATTCATGTGGGCATGATGCACATATGACGATTGTGACAGGCGTTATGCATCGACTAAAGGAAGTAGGTGAATTCAACGGAACAGTACGCGCTATTTTCCAACCAGCAGAGGAGCTTGGCAATGGTTCTTTAAGCGTCATTCAAGAAGGTGTGATTGATGATTTAGATTATTTTTACGGCGTTCATTTACGACCATTTGATGAAATTGCTTTTCCAAATTGTGCAGCAGGCATTCAGCATGGCTCATGTGTCTTTGTAAAAGGGCAAATTGGTGGCGTGGATCATCACGGTGCGCGCCCGCATAAAGGGGTCAATGCAATTGAAGTAGCTGCTTCTATTGTGCATCATTTAGGGTTAACCTACACAGACCCACATATAGCGGCGACTGCAAAAATGACCAATTTATATGCAGGCTCTGAAAATTTTAATATTATACCCGGCAAAGCAACATTTGGTTTAGATTTACGTGCACAAACGAATGCGATAATGGAGGAATTACAGCAGAAGGTAAAAACAATATGTACGCAATTAAGTGCGTTGCATCAAGTACCCATTACAATTGAGTTTTTTGATTATGTTCCAGCAGCAGTTGTGCATGACGAGGCGGCAGCACTTTTAGCGCAGTCAATTGAGCATGTGTTAGAAAGACCTGCCTTCCCAACGATTATTACGCCAGGTGCAGATGATTTTCATTTTTACACGATTGAAAGGCCGCATTTAAAGGCGACGATGCTTGCTCTAGGGGCAGATGTAATGCCCGGGTTGCATGACCCACATATGCAATTTAATCATCAAGCCATTGTCAATGGGATTGAGATACTAACAGATGTTTGCTTACGCACAATGCAACAAGGGTAA